The DNA segment GCGGGGGCGCGCCAGACGCCTCGCCTCTCAGAAAAATAACAACGCATTCTGTGGGTGTTGGCGCGCCGCTAACAACTTTCTAACAACATGCTAATGAGTTTCTAATACGCGCCGCTTACTTCTACCACTCGGATTTTCCAAGAATTCATGCGAAGGGAGGGTGTGAACATGATCATCCAACCGTTGCACGACCGCGTTTTGGTGCGCCCGATTGAACGCGAAGAAACGTTGCCCAGCGGCATTGTGCTGCCTGAAACCGCCAAGGAAAAACCGATGGAAGGCGAAGTGGTGGCCGTTGGTCCGGGCGAATTGCTGGAAAACGGGGAACGCCGCCCGTTGGACGTGCAAGTTGGTGATCGCGTGATTTACGCCAAGTATGCCGGGACGGAAATCAAGGACGAAGAGGGCAACAAGTATCTCTTGCTGCGCGAAAACGACATCCTCGCCAAAGTGGTGCTTGAAAAACAACCTGCCTGATGGGAGGTGAGAGCCTA comes from the Ardenticatena maritima genome and includes:
- a CDS encoding co-chaperone GroES yields the protein MIIQPLHDRVLVRPIEREETLPSGIVLPETAKEKPMEGEVVAVGPGELLENGERRPLDVQVGDRVIYAKYAGTEIKDEEGNKYLLLRENDILAKVVLEKQPA